A part of Sebastes umbrosus isolate fSebUmb1 chromosome 21, fSebUmb1.pri, whole genome shotgun sequence genomic DNA contains:
- the bhlhe22 gene encoding class E basic helix-loop-helix protein 22, whose product MDRRMNLNGSSSVGDIFHKTLSAVSTKKMDPFIRSEMPARDRQSSPISCFDQTDQDSIQPGGLAGGRGGPLGLPTGSLCVNFGSDSANRISAAESSGGESPDDDSDGRCDMVLLADGRTVPAVKGEGGKKTKEQKTLRLNINARERRRMHDLNDALDELRGVIPYAHSPSVRKLSKIATLLLAKNYILMQAQALEEMRRLVAYLNQGQAISAASIPATTALSNPNLVGAYDVPPGYPPFPPGSAASSIPDKCALFNNATSSLCKQCTDKP is encoded by the coding sequence ATGGACAGGAGGATGAACTTGAACGGCAGCAGCTCGGttggggacatttttcacaaaacTCTCAGCGCCGTGTCCACCAAGAAGATGGACCCTTTCATCAGGTCCGAGATGCCGGCCAGAGACCGCCAGTCGTCACCGATCAGCTGCTTCGACCAGACCGACCAAGACTCCATCCAGCCGGGTGGACTCGCAGGAGGTAGAGGCGGACCTCTGGGTCTACCCACCGGATCTTTGTGCGTCAATTTCGGCAGCGACAGCGCCAACCGGATCTCTGCAGCGGAGAGCAGTGGAGGTGAGAGTCCGGATGATGACAGCGACGGCCGGTGCGACATGGTGCTTCTAGCCGATGGCAGGACGGTGCCCGCGGTTAAAGGAGAAGGAGGTAAGAAAACCAAAGAGCAGAAAACACTTCGCCTGAACATCAATGCAAGAGAGAGACGACGGATGCATGATCTGAACGACGCGCTGGATGAGCTCCGAGGAGTCATCCCTTACGCGCACAGTCCGTCGGTGCGTAAACTCTCCAAAATTGCAACTCTACTGCTCGCCAAGAACTACATCCTCATGCAGGCGCAGGCgctggaggagatgaggaggctgGTGGCGTATCTCAACCAGGGTCAAGCCATCTCTGCTGCGTCGATACCGGCCACCACTGCGCTCTCAAACCCGAATTTGGTGGGTGCGTACGACGTGCCGCCTGGATATCCTCCCTTTCCTCCCGGATCGGCTGCATCTTCTATTCCGGATAAATGTGCCCTATTCAACAACGCCACCTCCAGCCTCTGCAAACAGTGCACTGACAAGCCTTAG